One region of Pangasianodon hypophthalmus isolate fPanHyp1 chromosome 15, fPanHyp1.pri, whole genome shotgun sequence genomic DNA includes:
- the man1b1a gene encoding endoplasmic reticulum mannosyl-oligosaccharide 1,2-alpha-mannosidase, protein MYSTQRKDFVSVTLGECSYNNGKHRRQSCWRKWKQFSRLQRSLILSLFSILFVGGIFSYPNLSQQWTDLSDGSLRVVGDDLQKRGFHPIPSDQILKPVPEVIHKEPPEPQRPNAFVLPKPPALKKPPSKRGPLGLQKQGNVSDWQVKDKQEAAVRGEEEQEEETQTVISWRGAMIEAVQDAEPQEAAGAAEVEEAVPLQIVPVNPVDRVEAVREAFRHAWKGYKAFAWGHDELKPVSKTNREWFGLGLTLIDALDTMWILGLKEEFEEARRWVETELSFSKNVDVNLFETTIRILGGLLSTYHLTGDTLFLNKAKDIGSRLMPAFKTPSKIPFSDVNIGKGTAHSPRWTTDSTVAEVTSIQLEFRELSRLTQDPQYQNAVDEVMKLVHRLDGKRDGLVPMFINTNSGKFTHRGVFTLGARADSYYEYLLKQWLQGGKKDITLLEDYLQAVEGVKKNLLKQTASKHTFVGELSHGRLNPKMDHLVCFLPGSLALGAHNGLPADHMDLAVQLMETCYQMYVQMETGLSPEIAHFNLYSLNGHDIDVKPADRHNLLRPETVESLFYMYRFTKDKKYRDWGWQIMESFNKYTRVPSGGYTSIGNVRDAVNPIPKDKMESFFLGETLKYLFLLFSDDSELINLDKYVFNTEAHPLPIWPSAS, encoded by the exons AAATGGAAGCAGTTTTCCCGGTTGCAGCGCAGTCTGATACTGTCTCTCTTCTCCATTCTGTTCGTCGGCGGGATCTTCTCTTACCCCAACCTCTCTCAGCAATGGACAG ATTTGTCTGACGGATCACTGCGTGTTGTTGGGGATGACCTGCAGAAGCGGGGTTTCCACCCCATCCCCTCAGATCAGATCCTAAAACCCGTACCTGAGGTCATACACAAGGAGCCTCCTGAGCCACAGAGACCGAATGCCTTCGTCCTTCCCAAACCTCCAGCTTTG AAGAAACCTCCGAGCAAGCGAGGTCCTCTAGGCCTGCAGAAACAAGGAAATGTGTCAGACTGGCAGGTGAAGGACAAACAGGAAGCAGCCGtcagaggagaagaagagcaGGAGGAAGAAACGCAGACAGTCATTAG CTGGCGAGGGGCCATGATCGAAGCAGTGCAGGACGCTGAGCCGCAGGAGGCAGCAGGAGCCGCAGAGGTTGAGGAAGCCGTCCCATTACAAATAG TCCCAGTGAACCCAGTGGATCGGGTGGAGGCTGTCAGAGAAGCATTCAGGCATGCATGGAAAGGCTATAAAGCGTTTGCTTGGGGTCATGATGAGCTGAAGCCTGTTTCGAAGACAAACAGGGAGTGGTTCGGTTTGGGTCTCACCCTCATAGATGCACTCGACACCATGTGGATTCTTGGCTTGAAAGAAG AGTTTGAGGAAGCCAGGAGATGGGTAGAGACAGAGTTATCATTCTCCAAGAACGTTGATGTGAATCTTTTTGAGACCACCATCCGCATTCTCGGAGGCCTCCTGAGCACTTATCACCTTACAGGAGACACTCTGTTCCTGAACAAGGCT AAAGATATTGGTTCTAGATTAATGCCTGCTTTCAAGACGCCATCCAAGATCCCTTTTTCTGATGTGAATATCGGGAAAGGCACTGCTCACTCACCACGCTGGACCACCGACAGCACTGTAGCTGAGGTCACCAGCATTCAACTGGAGTTTCGTGAGCTCAGCAGGCTCACTCAGGACCCACAGtatcag AACGCAGTGGATGAGGTGATGAAGCTGGTCCACAGGCTGGATGGGAAGCGTGATGGTCTTGTGCCCATGTTTATCAACACAAACAGCGGCAAGTTCACGCACCGCGGAGTGTTTACTCTGGGAGCCCGCGCAGACAGCTACTATGAATACCTGCTTAAACAGTGGCTACAGGGAGGGAAAAAGGACATCAC gttaCTGGAGGACTACCTTCAGGCTGTTGAAGGGGTGAAGAAAAATCTACTTAAACAGACAGCTAGTAAGCACACCTTTGTAGGAGAGCTATCTCATGGACGTCTGAACCCCAAAATG gATCATTTGGTGTGTTTTCTCCCGGGCTCACTGGCTCTGGGAGCACATAATGGCCTGCCAGCTGACCACATGGATCTGGCTGTGCAGCTGATGGAGACGTGCTATCAGATGTATGTGCAGATGGAGACCGGCCTGAGCCCCGAGATCGCCCACTTTAACCTGTACAGCCTCAACGGCCATGATATAGATGTCAAA CCGGCAGACAGACACAACCTCCTGAGACCTGAGACAGTGGAGAGTCTGTTCTACATGTACAGATTCACCAAGGATAAGAAATACAGAGACTGGGGCTGGCAAATAATGGAGAGCTTCAACAAGTACACCAGG GTCCCCAGTGGAGGCTACACGTCCATAGGGAACGTACGCGACGCGGTCAATCCCATCCCCAAGGACAAGATGGAGAGCTTCTTCCTCGGAGAGACTCTGAAGTACCTCTTCCTGCTGTTCTCTGACGATTCTGAGCTGATTAATTTGGATAAGTATGTTTTCAACACTGAGGCTCATCCTCTCCCTATCTGGCCTTCTGCATCATGA